GAAGTTGGCCAAGAGGTCGAAGTCAAAATCACCAGTATCAAAGAAACAGAAGGGCTCATTGTACTTTCCCTACCACGCGGACGTCATAAGCCTTCCGGAAACTGGGATGCTGTTTCTGCAGGACAAGTTGTGGAATGTGTTGTGAATAAATCAAATAAAGGCGGTCTTGAAGTCAATGTCGGAAGCTTGAGAGGCTTCCTCCCAGCAAGTCAGGCTGACCTCTATTTTGTGGCAGACCTGGAACCGTTCGTAGGGCAAAAACTGACCGTTCAAATTACGGAGGTCAATCCTAAGAAACGAAATTTGGTCGTAAGCCGCAGAAAGTACCTGGAAGCAGAACGGGAAGAAATTCAAAAGGAACTCTGGGAGAAACTCGCCGTTGGTCAGGAAGTTACGGGAACCGTCAAGAATATCAAGAACTATGGTGCGTTCGTCGACATCGGAGGCATTGATGGATTTCTGCATATCGGTGAGATCAGTTGGAATCGTATTAAACACCCTAAAGATGCACTTAGTGAACAGCAACAGATCAATGTAAAGATCCTCAAGATCGATCGCGAGAAGAATCGTATCAGTCTGGGAATGAAACAATTGCAACAGGATCCCTGGTTAGCGGCAGAGGAAAGTTATGCCAAAGGCTCTACCGTCACAGGAAAGGTCACGCGCACCACTGACTTTGGCGCCTTCATCGAGCTTGAACCGGGCCTGGAAGGACTCGTTCATATCAGCGAGCTGGATCACCGTCGTGTCAAAAGAGTGACAGAAGTCCTGACCGTGGGACAGGAAACATCGGCAAAGGTACTTGAAGTAGATCTAAACCGCAAGCGCATTAGCTTATCTTTGAAAGCCCTCATTGATAAACCGGAAGCCCCTGCGGAAGAGCAAGCAGAAGCACAACCCGCCTACGAACGAAAACGGAAAGGCCCACTACTGGGCGGCAATGCAGGTGATCCAGCCAGTGGAAGCGGTGGCGGGCTGTTTGGTAACCCCACCGATTACAAATAGTTGTTGCTTTCTGCTTTTAGTTCATTATGAAATCAGAAAAAGAGTTTGTCAGTCAATGGCGAACTTCTTTATTAAGCACTTCACCACTCAACTTTCTTTATCGCCCAAGCTACGCGATGATGTCGTGTACGACACGTGTCGGAAACTGATGAGTGAGCCGTTCACCCAGACCGTTACGTTCGTAAACCAGCTTTTCGTGGTTCATACCTAAGAGATGCAAAATGGTGGCGTGCCAATCCTGGATACTGACTCGATTTTCTACGGAAGCATATCCCACTTCGTCGGTGTTGCCATAAACCAGTCCCTGTTTCACTCCTCCGCCTGCCATCCAAGCTGAGAAACCATAAGGACCATGATCGCGTCCCGCCACCTGCATTTTCGATTCAGAGGCAATCTGCGCGGTCGGCAAGCGTCCGAACTCTCCTCCCCACAGTACCAGAGTAGAATCTAACAATCCCCTTTGTCTGAGGTCTTTCAACAAACCGGCAATGGGAAGGTCTGTTTGACGACAGGCACTACTCAGAGATTTTTGAATATTCTGATGGTTATCCCAGACTTGGCCGCGCGTATAAAGTTGAACAAACCGAACCCCATTCTCAACCAGCCTTCGGGCCAGTAAACAACGTCTGCCAAAATTGTCAGTCTCTTTCTCATTAATTCCGTACATGGAAAGTGTCTGCTCAGTCTCTTGTGAGATATCCAGCGTTTGTGTTGCCTCCAGCTGCATGTTCGCAGCCATCTCATAATTGCGAATCCTGGCTTCTAATTCCTGTTGACCAGGACGTTGACTCTGATGCATGCGGTCTAACTGCTTGAGTAACCGCTGTTTGGTCCGGGCAACCTGTTCGGACTCAGAATAATCAGGTGCCAGGTTCAGTAAAGGTGAACCGGTGGCCTTCATCCGTGTTCCCTGGTAAAGGGGCGAAAGATACGCCGACATCCAGTTATCCACATTATTAACTGGCAGGCGATTACTGGGGTCAGCCAGGACTACGTACGCGGGTAGATTTTGATTTTCATTACCCAGGCCATAAGTAATCCAAGAGCCCAGGACGGGGTGCCCGGGAAAAGTTTGCCCCGATTGCAGTTTGTAGATGGCCGGTTCGTGGTTGGGATGTACGTTATACATGGAACGAATTATCGTCAGCTGATCGACCTCTTCCGCAATGTGAGGCAACGCTTCAGAAACCCACGCGCCCGTTTTGCCATGCTGCTGAAACTTGAAAGGACTTTGCATTAATTTTCCAGTGCGATCTTTTTCGAAAACCGCATTTCCGGTCAATTCTCGAGGAGCCGTTTTTCCATGAAACTTTTTCAGCGCCGGCTTAGGATCAAATAAATCAACCTGACTGGGGCCGCCTTGCATGCAAAGATGAATGACCGATTTTGCACGAGGTGCGAAATGAGGTCGTTTGGGGGTCAGGTATTCAGGGATTCGATGTATGTTATGCTGCTTCTGATTCTCAGCCATCAGGTTTTGCTGACCAATCAATGAGGTCAACGCAACACCATACAGCCCATCTGTCATGCGGTCGAAAAAACTTCGACGCGAGATGGCAGCCATGATCGAATTTTGGTTTGAGGAGGGAGGCATGGTTTTTCAATCAATATAAAGAAACTCGGCTGAGTTCAGTAACACGTGACAAAAATTAGAGAGGCCATTATGGGCGGTTTTATTCTGCTTCTTAGCCTCTTCTGGCTTCCTGGCAACCAGAGGCATTGTTGCTTCTTTGCTTTGGCCTAAGAGACGTAACGATGCCAGAGCAATCTTTCTCTCCTCAGGCAATGGATCGCGCTGAAATGCAAGTTGATACACAGCATCGATCTGTTTCTTCGGATCATCACCTGCCTGCGCCTGAACCCGTTTGGCAAACAAGGCGGCAATGTCATACACCATTTTATTATTCACGAGAAGTAAAGGCTGTGAAACAACGGTTGAGTTTTTACGAACCGTGCAATTCGGATTCATTTGTGGAAGATCAAACACTTCCAAAAACGTCGGCATTTCTTTTCGTCGGTGTCTGACATAAACGCTTCTCCGCCACCCCTGTTCGGTTCGCTTTGAAGTCACCAGACCATCCGAACGAACTTCCACATCAACCGGTGGACCAAATGGTGTCTCATCAAGTTGTCCCGCGGTAAAAATGAGCGAATCTCGCAGTTCTTCTGCTTCCAGCCTACGTAAGGGCATGCGGGAAATCAGCCTGTTTTCCGGATCTCGTTTTTGATGGAGTGAAGTGATAGACGAAGATTGGCGATACGCACGCGACGTCATAATCAAACGATGTAACTGTTTGAAACTCCATCCATTTTTTACAAAGTTCACAGCCAACCAGTCGAGTAGTTCCGGATGACTGGGTGGAGTGCCCAAGGCACCAAAATTATCGAGGCTCTTTACAATTCCGTTTCCAAAATGTTTATTCCAGATACGGTTGACGATCACCCGTGAAGTCAATGGATGATCAGGCTGAGTGAGCCAGCGGGCGAATGCCAGTCTGCGCCCGGTTTTGAAAGTTGTTTGTGTGATTGGCTCAATATGATAGGGCGAGATTCCATCCGCAATGGCAGAAGGCGTTCCGGGCTGTACAAGGCCTGTAGGCTGATTTTCATCACCACGACGATAAATATAAGTCGGCGAGGGACGACCACGGTCCCATAATGCTCGAATCAAATTGGGAGTCTTCAATGAAGCGGTTCGCTTTTTCAGTTCTTTATCGAGCGCCTTCTTTTCTTTTTTAGAGAGCTCCTTGTTTTTAAGCTTTGCTTTTAATTCCGCAATTTGTTTTTCAATGGGTGCATTGTATTTGTCGATTTCCTCTTGTTCCTGCTCAGGGATCACCGTTAATAATCGGCTACGGGCTCGTTTCCACTGATTGCTGAATGGTTGTGGTGTCATCCAGTCGTATTCGTCGTAAGCCCCCTTGAAGATTGCCATCATCCGGTAATAATCTCGTTGCGGAATCGGATCGTATTTGTGGCTGTGGCAACGCGCACAATTCATCGTCAATCCAAGTACGCCACGAGCGAGTACATCGAGTTCGTCCGAAATCACTTCCATGCGGTCTGAAACCCGGTTCACCGGATTCGCTGAAGTTCCATCGGGAGCCATGCGCAAAAAACCGGTCGCCACCAGTTTTTCAATCACTTCCGGTGTCGCATTTTGTGGGTTCGCGTAATCCACTAATTCATCACCCGCCAACTGCTCGGTGAGAAAGACATCATACGCTTTATCCTCACCGAAAGAACGAATGACATAATCACGATAGCGGTAAGCGTATTTCCGAATCAAATCGGCACTCCGCTTTCCTTCGGAATCGGCATAGCCGGCTAAGTCCAACCAAAATCGCCCCCATTTCTCCGCATAGCGCGGAGACTGTAACAAACGGTCTATCAGGTTCTCATAAGCCTTTTCACTCTCATCTGCGAGGAACTCCTGCACTTCACTCGGAGTGGGAGGTAAACCTGTTAAGACAAATGTCGCGCGACGAATGAGCGTGCTTCGATCCGCTTCCGGAGCATAAGACAGTTTCTGCGATTCTAATTTTCGAAGAAGAAAAGCATCGATTGGATTTTTAACCAGCGACTGATGAATCACAGCCGGAGGGTCGACCTGCTGAGGAGGTTGAAACGACCAGAATTGGCGATCCGCTTTTGAAACCAATGGATCCTGTTCATAGCGGAACTCCTCAGCTTCCACTTTCACTTCCGAGAGCCCCTGGCGAATCCATTTGGTGATCGTTGCCAGTTCTTCATCAGTCATCGGCTCGATGCCAGCCCGACTGATTTCTCCCTTCGGCGGACAGGTCTTCTCGACGATATACTTAACCAACAGACTTTCAGCTGGTTTGCCTGCGATGACTGCCGCCCCTGCTTCGCCTCCTGTGAGCATTTTTGTCTTGGAGCGAACATCGAGTCCTCCCTCCTGGTACTCGGGACCATGGCACATGACACAACGTCGGTACAAGATCGGGAGAACATCGTGTTGAGTGAGTATGGCAGGCGCATGTGCTTCGGGGCTCTGCTGAAACTTCAATCCTGTAAGAATCCACTGACGTATTTTGGAGAGCTCCTGTTTCGATAATGGCTTTGAACCTTCGGGAGGCATCTGACCATCATGCAGGTATTCAAACAACAGGCTCTCATCTGGTTTGCCCTTGACTAATCCCGATCCCGATTCGCCACCTTTCAGTAGATTTGCAGGAGAACTCAGGTCAAATTCTGCTTTTCGTGTTTTCTGATTATGACACTTGACACAATGTGCCTGGAAAATTGGTTGAATATCAACTTCATAAACAATGCTTGTCGACTGGGCAGATTCTGTAGAGGTCTCTGTCGAGTAGACAGGTAAAGATCTGGCAATCAAGACAATCAGACAGTTAAACAGCAAAAATAAAAGTCGATGCCGGGAAACAACCATGACTGAATGTTGCTCGTTTATAAAGGAAGGAGACTTGTGGAAGAAATCTCATTATAACAAAAAACGCATCAATGATGTCAAGCGCGTAAAAATCCTAATGAAATTGAGAACCTTTCCCGATTCGTACCCATCACGGTTTTTCCGCATGTGGGACGGAATTAGTACAAAACCATGTTAAATTCACAATCTAGTTGACTCTCAAATTTGAGGGAATTAGGATTGAAGTCAGTTGGAGGGGAGCGGATCCCCAAAATTTTACAACACTTTTTTCAGGAACCAGTTTGATGATCAGATCGCGAATCATGAAAGCAGGCGCCCCTATTGTGGCGCTCCTGCTGCTACTCACAGGTAGCCAAATGGCTCAAGCCGGTGTGACCAAGGATGCGGCGAGCAAGTATCTCAAAAAAGTACAGAAGGGAAATCCCGATTTCAAATCGGTTGGGAAAATAACCTTTGGACCCAGCGGATTGCTGGTGGTGGCGGACCCCGCGAAAGCGACTGTAACTGTAATTGACACTCATGATCTGGGCCCCTTAAAAAAGCTGGAAAAGAAAATTCCTAAAATTGATGTTGCTGTCGCCGCCAGTATGGGGGTTGAACCCTCCCAAATTCAAATCGCAGATATGGCCGTGAACTCACAAAGTGGTAAAGTCTATCTTTCCGTTCGCCGTAAGACTGATGGGCAACCCGCCATCCTGGTCATTGACGCGCAAGGTAAGGTCAAAAACTTCGATCTGTCTGAGGTCGATTTTGTGCAGGTTGGTCTGCCCGGTGGTAAGAATTCTAAAATCAGAAATATTACAGGAGTGGCATTGGCCAGTAATCGTCTTTTGGCAGCAGCACAATCCAATGCCGAATTTGTCAATAAAATTTATTCGATTCCTCTTCCGATCACACATGGAACCTCGGCTGATATCTACAGTGCCGAAACGTACCATGTAGCACATCGCAGGTGGGAAACGAAGGCGCCCATTCAATCTTTTGTACCGTATACCAACCAAGGCAAGAACTACATTGTAGGCGCGTTTGCCTGTACGCCTATCGCCAAATTTCCGCTGGATGAATTACAGTCGGGCAGCAAAGTCAAAGGGACGAGTGTGGTCGAACTCGGTTCAGGAAATCGCCCCTTGGATATGTTGACTTATGAAAGTGATGGCAAAGAGTGGCTGTTAACCAATACATTTCGGTTCCACTGGAAAAGGAATATGTATGGTCCTAGTAAGTGGTGGGGCGTCCGCGTCAATATGGACTACCTCGAAGCGGAAGACGTGAATGAAGATGCCGTTCGGCGAAATGTGAAACAGAAATCAGGGCCGGATGGAATCGAAATTGTCGATCAGCTTGCCGGTGCAGTGCACATTGATAAACTGGATAAAAAAGAAATCGTTGTACTCCGTGATAATGACGGACACCTCGATCTGGAAATTTCACAGCTTCCTTAATAGATGTTGTGAGTCAGCTATAGACTCTTTCCTGTTCTGTTTTGCGAACAGGGAAGGGTTTTTTCGCTGTTTAATATCAGATTTTCAAAAACAGTCAGCGCTATGATCAAACCACACCAACAAATCGTAGAGAGGCATCGCAGGCAGTTTTTGGCCGTACTTTTGATTTGCTGTTGGGGACTCCCGACAGAGATTCATGCGAGTAAACCGGTTGAACCATTCACATTAAAGATCACTGCAAATCCCAAAGACCCACGACAGTGTCTGGTTGTTGTCACAGCAAATCAACCCGAGTTCTGGAGTTCTCTCAAACAAGCTGATGAAGAAAAGCTTCATGAGGTGCTGACATTCAAGTTGCAAAAACAGTCCGGACAAAATATTCCAGCAATGCTGGGACGTTATCGCATTAAAACAAACCGTCTGGAATTCGAGCCAGCGTTTCCCTTAGTCCGAGGGACTCGCTATCAAGCAATCTTCGATCCAAAACCGTTAGAGTTATCTGCAAAAACGAAGGCAAAATTACTTCAAGCCGAATATTATATTCCATTACCCAATCTCAAGCCTCCCCGTGTGCTGGCGATTTACCCTTCGGGAAAGAGGCTCCCCGCGAATCACTTAAAATTTTACATTCAATTCTCCGAGCCGATGCAGCAGGGAGAGATCTTTGATTATTTTTCTCTGTTCAACAAAACTCAAAACAAACAAGTCCCCCGCCCATTTCGCCATACCGAACTCTGGTCTCCCGATGGTAAACAGTTAACACTCTGGTTCCATCCGGGGAGACAGAAGGCAGGAGTCAATCTGAACGTCGAACTGGGTGCGATTCTGAATGAGGGAGACGAGTACGAATTGAAAATCGACCCAAAGTGGGCCTCATTATCGGGGCACGCACTGGGAACACCCGTTTCGAAACCATTCTCAGCAGTCGCCATCGATGAACGTCAGCCATTCGTGAAGGACTGGAAATTAAGCGTTCCCCTCAAAGGAACACGAAAGCCACTGATCTGTGAACTGGGCGAACCTCTGGACTACGTACTACTCAAAGATCAGATGAAAGTGCAGACAGAGCAGGGGGCTATTG
The Gimesia aquarii DNA segment above includes these coding regions:
- a CDS encoding PSD1 and planctomycete cytochrome C domain-containing protein; this translates as MVVSRHRLLFLLFNCLIVLIARSLPVYSTETSTESAQSTSIVYEVDIQPIFQAHCVKCHNQKTRKAEFDLSSPANLLKGGESGSGLVKGKPDESLLFEYLHDGQMPPEGSKPLSKQELSKIRQWILTGLKFQQSPEAHAPAILTQHDVLPILYRRCVMCHGPEYQEGGLDVRSKTKMLTGGEAGAAVIAGKPAESLLVKYIVEKTCPPKGEISRAGIEPMTDEELATITKWIRQGLSEVKVEAEEFRYEQDPLVSKADRQFWSFQPPQQVDPPAVIHQSLVKNPIDAFLLRKLESQKLSYAPEADRSTLIRRATFVLTGLPPTPSEVQEFLADESEKAYENLIDRLLQSPRYAEKWGRFWLDLAGYADSEGKRSADLIRKYAYRYRDYVIRSFGEDKAYDVFLTEQLAGDELVDYANPQNATPEVIEKLVATGFLRMAPDGTSANPVNRVSDRMEVISDELDVLARGVLGLTMNCARCHSHKYDPIPQRDYYRMMAIFKGAYDEYDWMTPQPFSNQWKRARSRLLTVIPEQEQEEIDKYNAPIEKQIAELKAKLKNKELSKKEKKALDKELKKRTASLKTPNLIRALWDRGRPSPTYIYRRGDENQPTGLVQPGTPSAIADGISPYHIEPITQTTFKTGRRLAFARWLTQPDHPLTSRVIVNRIWNKHFGNGIVKSLDNFGALGTPPSHPELLDWLAVNFVKNGWSFKQLHRLIMTSRAYRQSSSITSLHQKRDPENRLISRMPLRRLEAEELRDSLIFTAGQLDETPFGPPVDVEVRSDGLVTSKRTEQGWRRSVYVRHRRKEMPTFLEVFDLPQMNPNCTVRKNSTVVSQPLLLVNNKMVYDIAALFAKRVQAQAGDDPKKQIDAVYQLAFQRDPLPEERKIALASLRLLGQSKEATMPLVARKPEEAKKQNKTAHNGLSNFCHVLLNSAEFLYID
- a CDS encoding DUF1501 domain-containing protein; the encoded protein is MAAISRRSFFDRMTDGLYGVALTSLIGQQNLMAENQKQHNIHRIPEYLTPKRPHFAPRAKSVIHLCMQGGPSQVDLFDPKPALKKFHGKTAPRELTGNAVFEKDRTGKLMQSPFKFQQHGKTGAWVSEALPHIAEEVDQLTIIRSMYNVHPNHEPAIYKLQSGQTFPGHPVLGSWITYGLGNENQNLPAYVVLADPSNRLPVNNVDNWMSAYLSPLYQGTRMKATGSPLLNLAPDYSESEQVARTKQRLLKQLDRMHQSQRPGQQELEARIRNYEMAANMQLEATQTLDISQETEQTLSMYGINEKETDNFGRRCLLARRLVENGVRFVQLYTRGQVWDNHQNIQKSLSSACRQTDLPIAGLLKDLRQRGLLDSTLVLWGGEFGRLPTAQIASESKMQVAGRDHGPYGFSAWMAGGGVKQGLVYGNTDEVGYASVENRVSIQDWHATILHLLGMNHEKLVYERNGLGERLTHQFPTRVVHDIIA
- a CDS encoding 30S ribosomal protein S1; translation: MSSEQPSTEEIKASEETPDTNPSADQGPSDKDQIVEEANATEAAASTPVTEPQPETTLEPAQTAEENNDPEQATEAETSEKEPVAKEERKVQLKPKVDPEQFKAVPSLGSGGPPQQQTKDGEKGDAEELSEQELQEAALLQIAEAAEPVDIPPEVDDIGQDLEAELAAALSDQGAQELPKTLTDEEIAAEATEETATAEPQPATPAGEASDSLAEGDRLKGKVESINNDDVFIDLGTRALGTPGIVPLRQFGDKAPEVGQEVEVKITSIKETEGLIVLSLPRGRHKPSGNWDAVSAGQVVECVVNKSNKGGLEVNVGSLRGFLPASQADLYFVADLEPFVGQKLTVQITEVNPKKRNLVVSRRKYLEAEREEIQKELWEKLAVGQEVTGTVKNIKNYGAFVDIGGIDGFLHIGEISWNRIKHPKDALSEQQQINVKILKIDREKNRISLGMKQLQQDPWLAAEESYAKGSTVTGKVTRTTDFGAFIELEPGLEGLVHISELDHRRVKRVTEVLTVGQETSAKVLEVDLNRKRISLSLKALIDKPEAPAEEQAEAQPAYERKRKGPLLGGNAGDPASGSGGGLFGNPTDYK